A region of Drosophila suzukii chromosome 2L, CBGP_Dsuzu_IsoJpt1.0, whole genome shotgun sequence DNA encodes the following proteins:
- the Tsp39D gene encoding CD63 antigen, translating to MASGGLTCVKYLTFFCNLLFALSGLLIFLVGGMVQLNYAHYSNFVSDHIWTAPIILMIVGAAVAVICFLGCCGALKESSCMILSFAILAVVIFLFEIGLGFAGYVKHTGLQQLMEGQFNTTMKHYKDRADYRDAWTLLQTELDCCGTFGPNDWENNFPNKTLPAACCSVINLSEAKECTAVHANQQGCLQKLLDILDSKTLILAAVVLAVAGIQMLTILFACCLYRSFRRSYDHV from the exons ATGGCATCCGGCGGCTTGACATGTGTCAAATATTTGACATTCTTCTGCAACCTTCTTTTTGCG CTTTCTGGACTTCTCATCTTCTTGGTGGGGGGAATGGTGCAACTGAACTATGCTCACTATTCGAACTTCGTGAGCGATCATATCTGGACCGCTCCCATTATACTGATGATTGTCGGCGCCGCCGTAGCCGTGATCTGCTTCTTGGGATGCTGTGGAGCCCTGAAGGAGAGCAGCTGCATGATACTGAGCTTTGCCATTCTAGCCGTAGTTATCTTCCTGTTCGAGATCGGACTGGGCTTTGCCGGCTATGTGAAGCACACTGGACTGCAGCAGCTCATGGAGGGTCAGTTCAACACGACCATGAAGCACTACAAGGATCGGGCTGACTACCGGGACGCCTGGACTTTGCTGCAGACTGAGCTGGACTGCTGCGGCACGTTTGGACCCAACGACTGGGAAAACAACTTCCCCAACAAGACCCTGCCGGCAGCGTGCTGCTCAGTGATTAACTTAAGCGAGGCCAAGGAATGCACAGCTGTCCATGCAAACCAGCAGGGATGCTTGCAGAAGCTGTTGGATATTTTGGATTCGAAGACTTTGATTCTGGCCGCCGTTGTTTTGGCAGTAGCGGGTATTCAG ATGCTCACCATACTGTTTGCCTGCTGCCTCTATCGTTCGTTTCGCAGGAGCTACGATCATGTTTAG
- the Gr39b gene encoding putative gustatory receptor 39b isoform X1 has product MLYSLQPYLKYFALLGLVPWSESSHSQFIQRIYSASIIVFNVASFVISIYFPQTSEPFLSLIVNIIVFAAKILCVIVILLQMMVNYEDYYVFCMEIKCLGLRLQGELKMHVGGLSWQTYAKVMGLGIGFLLTLIPPIYVSINLSLLYFWPSLSSILIIRMHCVLMLLYVDLLGRHVSLLGNRLRNVLDCQLLGANCILDGDCNQLCSLEFLLALKQSHMDLYHLFTHFNNLFGWSILSTYVVLFTDSTVNLYWTQQVLAEVYDYQYLYATFSVFVPSLTIIFVFCRCGEFCKRQNELIGSYLRSLSCHPSPAREPAYNELLLEFIMQVEHNLLAINAEGFMETDNSLLMSLLAAKVTYLIVLMQFSSV; this is encoded by the exons ATGCTGTATTCCCTACAACCGTATCTGAAGTACTTTGCTTTACTGGGCCTTGTGCCTTGGTCGGAGAGTTCCCATTCTCAGTTCATACAGAGAATTTACTCGGCTTccattattgtttttaatgttGCCAGTTTCGTGATTTCCATTTATTTCCCCCAGACTTCAGAACCGTTCCTGTCTCTCATAGTCAACATAATCGTTTTTGCAGCTAAGATTTTGTGTGTCATCGTCATTTTGCTGCAGATGATGGTAAATTACGAAGATTACTACGTGTTCTGCATGGAAATCAAGTGTCTGGGATTGAGACTGCAGGGGGAACTTAAGATGCATGTAGGGGGGTTGAGCTGGCAGACGTATGCCAAAGTTATGGGACTCGGAATAGGCTTTTTGCTGACGTTAATACCCCCGATCTATGTTTCTATAAACTTAAGCCTCCTCTACTTTTGGCCCTCGCTCTCATCAATCCTTATCATTAGGATGCATTGTGTACTGATGTTGCTCTACGTAGATCTTTTGGGACGCCACGTAAGCCTGCTGGGCAATCGACTCCGAAACGTACTAGACTGCCAACTGTTGGGCGCCAATTGCATTCTGGATGGCGACTGCAATCAACTTTGCTCTCTGGAGTTTCTGTTGGCCCTTAAGCAAAGCCATATGGATCTATATCATCTTTTCACCCACTTCAACAACCTCTTTGGCTGGTCCATACTCAGCACCTACGTCGTTCTGTTTACAGACAGCACGGTCAACCTTTACTGGACCCAGCAAGTTCTGGCCGAGGTCTACGACTACCAATATCTTTATGCAACATTTTCAGTTTTTGTGCCCTCATTAACCATTATTTTCGTATTTTGCCGATGTGGAGAGTTTTGCAAAAGACAG AATGAGCTGATTGGGAGTTATTTGAGGAGCTTGTCCTGTCATCCATCGCCAGCAAGGGAACCGGCCTATAATGAGTTGCTCTTAGAGTTTATCATGCAAGTGGAACACAATTTGTTGGCTATTAATGCCGAGGGCTTTATGGAGACTGATAACTCGCTCCTTATGTCG TTATTGGCCGCGAAAGTTACCTACTTGATTGTGCTTATGCAGTTTAGTTCCGTGTAG
- the dtr gene encoding dynein axonemal assembly factor 1 homolog translates to MSEKTGVVAPRREITGLNRMTSKGLKELCKKDKLYQTPRLNDVLYLHYQGFQSIECLEEYTELKCLWLECNAISEIQGLEQLTKLKSLYLQNNLITKMENLEPCKELDTLNLSSNHIRKIQNIGSDILPVLNTLNISSNYLKDCESLSDLVQCKTLSVLDLSNNRIDDILIVKVFEQMPSLKVLVLQGNPVVSRLPQYRKTLILACKELTYLDSRPVFPRDRACAEAWKKDGYEGERKENNRWNRAERRKIRDSVNSTIRMRNRHLPPDQQAPLLRSSDSEDDTCAEKSRKRAELENGGVDDLWDEVSGEQPSSEHSSSTCSSAEDNGSAGSQDDHIAEKISNRKPLEGRPKSLYNSDLNNAEEAHKNVRKEEDASKTEHTDDKDVVNLKTEQINNKGVVKAMRVPIEEAKLEELNIKKELIDKDDSNTAVEDSINDKPEDTVKPSIGADLTAITLDQPSVIEAEKIDTTNEDKLIKSNDDIVDEIESSSELDNDEDLENTCKTLTTIAQNNDLEEDQTNKEFKSKLIDEMYESFGADIDVELNEPLDLILNEGTTNYKPDERLSCEEKKTPREFYQEDVEPRFTPKTKEQLEFELDCALANDKCAYDLKEMGSQLEEDLEELRQSTQNLVGPVKEVTSQSDTETEEDELVIQQDVKSRLLAHQSIERRMKMKLREEIKAGVEPPKDLNESPFKESVTDDMQDQVLAKTLDDNTDNGTLLKETVPEDEQDQLFAKILDDATDNVPKRVFGSGCDAPSQDWPQEECMRQLTISETSVQEDIFNKPITNMTSAEEAEEICLQMDKKLAEDEEALRKLLQDLEDEVNETYDIETTVEYEETITTEETDVASICNSLLDDIIVEVTFNELVRAKKPKSFEFGPIESDEEFSYSAEPELEKLVPPELEDPARGKSLRECLDTFADFVTSMGDPKLPLLLGRKPTAGVEKIRAAQELLKSKNLAEFNKDTAESLDAQIAKEKEKLKRRVAASATRCFNQREKYDDTLEVVENRLMVVKKDSGELEELPPPPALISDTESEDYDTAEEEFTPGVGDHNQEARRPWTTPYKPKPRKSEEHLVIEAMQQREMESALQESPEDGREENDAVEDEFFSLEAMTTFGNLDSEFFQKLDFHEVNASDDAESAIECMRSYNELKAYMKAGSTEHQLTSEENEMLHAMISNESSEENIPSTPQREEEDDLLKKMVIRMKEYEERERQLQLAQADIPQELGPISLSLGGSKLFEQKSEITEAVGEDCENKTDDNLESQENEDNSQDKHEEHHMTSVQVEECTRIPRICQNKSIDDDIQSDASTDYESGEEIDVVEPPKLPEAVLKSFYSEGFEADLKMVHDLQEATRRNIQPPTTKTHNSNITSSSCSHPKNLMPRIFVQENQKEMKSPSTSEQSIGARAKWAKIAERLHEFLDPETIEMFNKQEFGESDEGEDEEDENIISDIIKTSESDPENTQVIENNKFGNAEILTVLDEHTNQQNIDHTNSSLSNGEDIVQIENQDKNIYCEQKVISNLEVKCLISEGEEMESTLAPDKALEKVLPFDKNSTHEEHCETSLNESEKLTPQESSLAEHFKIDYFEDPDPNEIEIDSVQPECLKTEQIECNLEILSEDGDVVVKELSVSAQMTFK, encoded by the exons atgtcagaaaaaACCGGGGTAGTGGCTCCTCGCAGAGAGATAACCGGCCTTAATCGCATGACGTCCAAGGGCCTGAAGGAACTCTGCAAGAAGGACAAACTGTATCAGACACCACGTCTAAATGATGTACTCTATTTGCACTATCAGG gCTTTCAGAGCATCGAGTGCTTGGAGGAGTATACGGAGCTGAAGTGCCTGTGGCTAGAATGCAATGCGATTTCCGAAATCCAGGGGTTGGAACAACTGACCAAACTGAAGAGTCTCTATCTGCAAAACAATCTGATCACAAAGATGGAGAATTTAGAACCATGCAAAGAGCTAGATACTTTAAATCTAAGCTCGAATCAtattcgcaaaattcaaaacatTGGTTCCGATATTTTGCCAGTTTTGAATACCCTCAACATTTCATCAAACTATCTGAAGGACTGTGAGAGCCTTTCAGACTTGGTTCAATGTAAAACTCTGTCGGTGCTGGACCTATCGAACAACCGAATAGACGACATATTGATTGTGAAAGTGTTCGAGCAGATGCCCAGTCTGAAGGTTTTGGTTTTGCAAGGGAACCCCGTAGTTTCAAGACTACCCCAGTATCGTAAGACATTGATACTGGCCTGT AAAGAGCTTACTTATTTGGACAGTCGTCCTGTGTTTCCCCGTGATCGAGCATGCGCTGAGGCTTG GAAGAAAGATGGCTACGAAGGAGAACGCAAGGAAAATAATCGTTGGAACCGTGCTGAACGTAGAAAAATACGAGATAGCGTTAACT CTACCATACGCATGCGCAATCGTCACCTCCCTCCTGATCAGCAGGCTCCTTTGCTGAGGTCCAGCGATTCTGAAGACGACACATGTGCTGAAAAGAGCCGCAAGAGGGCCGAGCTTGAGAACGGTGGTGTCGATGATTTGTGGGACGAGGTGTCGGGTGAGCAGCCGAGCTCGGAGCACAGTAGCAGCACATGTAGTTCTGCAGAAGACAATGGAAGTGCAGGATCTCAGGACGATCACATAGCTGAGAAAATAAGTAATCGTAAGCCTCTAGAGGGACGACCAAAGTCCCTTTATAATTCCGATTTGAACAATGCGGAGGAAGCCCATAAAAATGTGAGAAAGGAAGAGGATGCTTCGAAAACTGAACACACTGATGATAAAGATGTTGTCAATCTGAAAACTGAGCAAATCAATAATAAAGGTGTTGTGAAGGCAATGCGTGTTCCAATCGAAGAGGCTAAGTTGGAAGaactaaatattaaaaaggaACTGATCGACAAGGATGATAGCAATACTGCAGTAGAGGATTCAATTAATGATAAGCCTGAAGATACTGTTAAACCATCCATTGGAGCAGATTTAACAGCAATCACTTTGGATCAGCCTAGTGTTATTGAAGCTGAAAAAATTGATACCACTAATGAAGATAAACTAATAAAATCAAATGATGACATTGTAGACGAGATCGAAAGTAGTTCTGAGCTTGATAACGATGAAGATCTGGAAAACACTTGCAAAACTCTCACAACTATAGCACAAAATAATGATCTTGAAGAAGACCAAACCAACAAAGAGTTTAAAAGTAAACTCATTGACGAAATGTACGAAAGCTTTGGAGCTGATATCGATGTCGAACTCAACGAACCTCTCGACCTGATTCTAAATGAAGGCACAACCAATTACAAACCAGACGAGAGGCTTTCTTGCGAGGAAAAAAAGACGCCCAGGGAATTTTACCAAGAAGATGTAGAACCTCGCTTTACGCCAAAAACCAAAGAGCAGCTAGAGTTTGAGCTAGACTGTGCCCTTGCAAATGATAAGTGTGCTTATGACTTGAAGGAAATGGGCAGCCAATTGGAGGAGGATCTAGAAGAACTCAGGCAGTCCACACAGAATTTGGTCGGTCCTGTAAAGGAAGTGACTAGTCAATCAGACACTGAAACGGAAGAAGATGAACTGGTCATCCAGCAGGATGTAAAGTCTCGTCTTCTTGCTCATCAATCCATCGAGCGGCGTATGAAGATGAAGTTAAGAGAAGAAATAAAGGCCGGAGTGGAACCTCCAAAAGATTTGAATGAGTCACCCTTTAAAGAATCAGTCACTGATGATATGCAAGACCAAGTACTCGCCAAGACATTAGACGATAATACGGATAATGGTACACTTTTAAAAGAAACTGTCCCAGAAGATGAGCAAGATCAATTGTTCGCCAAGATATTAGATGATGCTACTGATAATGTACCCAAACGGGTCTTTGGAAGTGGGTGTGATGCGCCAAGCCAAGATTGGCCACAGGAAGAGTGTATGCGTCAATTGACCATCTCCGAAACTTCTGTCCAAGAGGATATCTTCAATAAACCTATTACAAATATGACTAGTGCCGAAGAGGCTGAGGAAATTTGCCTTCAAATGGATAAAAAACTAGCTGAGGACGAAGAGGCTTTACGTAAGCTACTTCAGGACTTGGAGGACGAGGTCAACGAAACCTATGATATTGAAACGACGGTGGAGTATGAGGAGACCATTACCACTGAAGAAACTGACGTTGCCAGTATTTGCAATTCTTTGCTTGATGATATCATTGTTGAGGTAACATTCAACGAATTAGTGCGGGCTAAAAAACCAAAGAGTTTCGAGTTTGGTCCAATTGAGTCCGATGAGGAATTCAGCTACTCCGCTGAACCGGAACTGGAAAAGTTGGTGCCCCCTGAATTGGAGGACCCggcgcgtggcaaaagccttAGGGAATGCCTGGACACCTTCGCCGACTTTGTCACTTCCATGGGTGATCCAAAATTGCCATTGTTGCTAGGTCGTAAGCCCACCGCGGGAGTGGAGAAAATTCGTGCCGCACAGGAGTTGCTGAAGTCTAAGAATCTGGCGGAGTTCAACAAGGATACGGCGGAAAGCTTGGACGCTCAGATAGCCAAGGAAAAGGAGAAGCTCAAAAGGCGCGTGGCAGCCTCCGCTACCCGGTGCTTTAATCAACGAGAGAAATATGATGATACCTTGGAGGTGGTCGAAAATAGGCTAATGGTTGTCAAGAAGGATTCCGGGGAGCTGGAAGAGCTTCCACCTCCCCCAGCCTTGATAAGTGACACTGAGTCCGAGGACTATGATACAGCCGAGGAAGAATTCACTCCTGGGGTAGGGGACCATAATCAGGAAGCTCGCCGCCCATGGACAACCCCATATAAGCCAAAGCCTCGAAAATCAGAGGAACATCTGGTGATAGAGGCTATGCAGCAAAGAGAAATGGAATCTGCCCTTCAAGAATCCCCAGAAGACGGTAGGGAAGAGAACGACGCCGTTGAAGACGAATTCTTCTCGCTGGAAGCTATGACCACTTTCGGTAACCTTGACTCCGAATTCTTTCAGAAACTAGATTTCCATGAAGTCAACGCATCCGATGATGCAGAATCGGCCATCGAGTGCATGCGAAGCTACAACGAACTTAAGGCCTACATGAAGGCCGGATCAACGGAGCACCAGCTAACTAGTGAGGAAAACGAGATGTTGCACGCGATGATCTCCAACGAGAGCTCCGAAGAAAACATACCAAGTACTCCGCAGAGAGAGGAGGAGGATGATCTGCTAAAGAAAATGGTTATTCGTATGAAGGAGTACGAAGAAAGGGAGCGTCAACTCCAACTAGCACAGGCAGACATTCCCCAGGAGTTGGGTCCGATTAGCTTGTCCCTGGGTGGATCTAAACTTTTCGAGCAAAAAAGCGAAATTACAGAGGCTGTAGGAGAGGACTGTGAAAATAAAACCGATGACAACCTAGAATCTCAAGAGAATGAAGATAATTCTCAAGATAAACACGAAGAACATCACATGACCTCAGTTCAGGTTGAAGAATGTACCAGGATCCCTCGTATATGTCAGAACAAAAGTATAGACGACGACATACAATCCGATGCTTCTACGGACTACGAATCTGGCGAGGAGATAGATGTGGTAGAGCCGCCTAAACTTCCCGAGGCAGTCCTAAAATCGTTCTACTCTGAGGGATTTGAGGCGGACTTAAAAATGGTTCACGACCTACAAGAAGCCACTCGACGAAATATCCAGCCGCCGACGACAAAAACTCACAATTCAAACATAACTTCGAGTAGCTGCTCTCATCCAAAAAATCTCATGCCAAGAATTTTTGTGCAAGAAAACCAAAAGGAAATGAAATCACCTTCTACTTCTGAGCAGTCCATAGGCGCTAGGGCCAAATGGGCCAAAATTGCTGAAAGATTACACGAGTTTCTTGATCCTGAGACGATTGAAATGTTCAATAAACAAGAGTTTGGTGAGAGTGATGAAGGTGAAGACGAGGAGgatgaaaatattatttcagACATAATCAAGACCTCGGAATCCGATCCGGAAAATACACAGGTTATTGAAAATAACAAATTTGGAAATGCGGAGATACTAACAGTTTTGGATGAACACACTAATCAACAAAATATCGACCATACAAATTCAAGCTTATCTAATGGTGAAGACATCGTTCAAATAGAAAACCaagataaaaatatatactgTGAACAAAAGGTGATTTCTAATCTAGAAGTAAAATGCTTGATAAGCGAAGGCGAAGAAATGGAAAGTACTTTGGCACCAGATAAAGCTTTGGAGAAAGTACTTCCATTCGATAAAAATTCTACCCATGAGGAACATTGTGAAACATCGCTAAACGAAAGTGAAAAGCTCACACCACAAGAATCTTCTCTTGCTGAACATTTTAAGATTGATTATTTTGAGGACCCAGACCCAAACGAAATCGAAATCGATAGTGTGCAACCGGAATGTTTAAAAACGGAACAAATTGAGTGCAACCTTGAGATTTTGAGCGAAGATGGAGACGTTGTGGTTAAGGAACTCAGCGTTAGTGCTCAGATGACCTTTAAGTAA
- the Gr39b gene encoding putative gustatory receptor 39b isoform X2, whose translation MNTYILVIYKNNLSTGRMHCVLMLLYVDLLGRHVSLLGNRLRNVLDCQLLGANCILDGDCNQLCSLEFLLALKQSHMDLYHLFTHFNNLFGWSILSTYVVLFTDSTVNLYWTQQVLAEVYDYQYLYATFSVFVPSLTIIFVFCRCGEFCKRQNELIGSYLRSLSCHPSPAREPAYNELLLEFIMQVEHNLLAINAEGFMETDNSLLMSLLAAKVTYLIVLMQFSSV comes from the exons ATGAACACGTATATTTTGGTGATCTACAAAAATAATCTATCAACTGGGAG GATGCATTGTGTACTGATGTTGCTCTACGTAGATCTTTTGGGACGCCACGTAAGCCTGCTGGGCAATCGACTCCGAAACGTACTAGACTGCCAACTGTTGGGCGCCAATTGCATTCTGGATGGCGACTGCAATCAACTTTGCTCTCTGGAGTTTCTGTTGGCCCTTAAGCAAAGCCATATGGATCTATATCATCTTTTCACCCACTTCAACAACCTCTTTGGCTGGTCCATACTCAGCACCTACGTCGTTCTGTTTACAGACAGCACGGTCAACCTTTACTGGACCCAGCAAGTTCTGGCCGAGGTCTACGACTACCAATATCTTTATGCAACATTTTCAGTTTTTGTGCCCTCATTAACCATTATTTTCGTATTTTGCCGATGTGGAGAGTTTTGCAAAAGACAG AATGAGCTGATTGGGAGTTATTTGAGGAGCTTGTCCTGTCATCCATCGCCAGCAAGGGAACCGGCCTATAATGAGTTGCTCTTAGAGTTTATCATGCAAGTGGAACACAATTTGTTGGCTATTAATGCCGAGGGCTTTATGGAGACTGATAACTCGCTCCTTATGTCG TTATTGGCCGCGAAAGTTACCTACTTGATTGTGCTTATGCAGTTTAGTTCCGTGTAG
- the dimm gene encoding protein dimmed yields the protein MDATQLTELMSSHDFMQLQHQLHHNNNNYNTDGHNGLSSESAEGSSRPIRRATRRTSQLSNNTYDLEMTDSSSQSDDTSGGGGSSNGGGSATNTGHPSGGSLGNQGSSSRGRVQQAGSGGGASCPSTLAPNSANSSSASNANANANRRRKGALNAKERNMRRLESNERERMRMHSLNDAFQSLREVIPHVEMERRLSKIETLTLAKNYIINLTHIILSKRNEEAAALELNSGAVGGVLLSNLTAENGGGSANNTSAATLCFEDALANGGAFDCALLAATDTGSLLNAAAVTASPAMQSLQPQAIHMQTPLEQQQQQQQQSSHLPHHQQAMHGHGHLGATMMQSQQQQQQQQQQPTLILNGNSPVGVGVGIGVNVGVGVGVGVGVGVGNNTSSFADINDNFDEPFREFL from the exons ATGGATGCCACGCAGCTAACGGAACTGATGAGCAGTCATGACTTCATGCAGTTGCAACACCAGTTGCaccacaacaacaataactACAACACAGACGGACACAATGGACTATCCTCGGAGTCGGCGGAGGGGAGTTCGCGACCCATTCGTCGCGCCACCAGACGCACCTCACAG TTAAGCAATAACACCTACGACCTGGAGATGACGGACTCCAGTTCGCAGAGCGATGACACGAGTGGCGGAGGGGGCAGCAGCAATGGCGGAGGCAGTGCCACCAACACTGGTCATCCCTCTGGCGGTTCGCTGGGCAACCAGGGATCCTCCAGTCGCGGACGCGTCCAGCAGGCCGGCTCAGGTGGCGGCGCCTCCTGCCCTTCGACCCTGGCCCCTAACAGCGCCAactcctcctccgcctccaATGCAAATGCCAACGCCAATCGACGGCGCAAGGGAGCTCTGAATGCCAAGGAGCGGAATATGCGACGCCTGGAGTCCAATGAACGGGAAAGGATGCGGATGCACAGCCTCAACGATGCCTTCCAATCGCTGCGAGAAGTCATCCCGCACGTGGAGATGGAACGGCGACTGTCCAAGATCGAAACGCTGACGCTGGCCAAGAACTACATCATCAATCTGACCCACATAATACTCTCCAAGCGCAACGAGGAGGCGGCAGCCTTGGAGCTCAACTCGGGAGCCGTAGGCGGGGTCCTGCTCTCCAATTTGACGGCGGAAAATGGAGGTGGGTCAGCCAATAATACCAGTGCAGCCACTCTGTGTTTCGAGGACGCTTTGGCCAACGGAGGAGCCTTCGACTGTGCCCTCCTGGCGGCCACCGATACCGGCAGCCTGCTCAACGCCGCCGCAGTCACCGCCAGTCCAGCGATGCAGAGCCTCCAGCCACAGGCCATCCACATGCAGACGCCGCTggagcagcaacagcagcagcagcagcaatccAGCCACCTTCCCCACCACCAGCAGGCGATGCATGGCCATGGCCACCTGGGGGCCACCATGATGCAGtcgcaacagcagcagcaacaacagcagcagcagcccaCGCTTATACTCAATGGCAACTCACCAGTGGGCGTGGGAGTTGGCATAGGGGTTAATGTGGGAGTGGGCGTGGGAGTAGGGGTTGGTGTGGGTGTTGGCAACAACACCTCCAGTTTTGCAGATATCAACGATAATTTCGACGAGCCATTTCGAGAATTCCTCTAA